One part of the Hydra vulgaris chromosome 01, alternate assembly HydraT2T_AEP genome encodes these proteins:
- the LOC136074057 gene encoding uncharacterized protein LOC136074057, producing MTTPEVFNFTEMPVIDNGIERYEEHEYELINGTNLNRQLVKADGTAYANTDAVVLTNNGLMQLFGRITYQLSNQDTEAVYYQDQATTMLGMLNYANDFQLAQGFNQLRYKDSTSTAVIADNQGFLIRQAYIIQKLTLKGTFSFCVPLRHIFGFCDDYDKVIYGLKHTITLVRQSYDSAIFRLAAVAAEKVNLISFGIRQCDTTTVQQSTSFNWQFAVKTSPENPRYIIVGFQTSRTGDQTANASIFDHYDLKNMYIMLNNNDRYPAVD from the exons atgacgaCTCCCgaagtatttaattttacagAAATGCCAGTTATAGATAACGGAATTGAAAGATATGAAGAACATGAATATGAACTAATTAATGGAACAAATCTAAATA GACAACTTGTTAAAGCTGATGGAACAGCTTACGCTAATACAGATGCGGTGGTGCTTACAAATAATGGTCTAATGCAATTATTTGGACGAATAACATACCAATTATCAAACCAAGATACAGAAGCTGTTTATTATCAAGATCAAGCAACTACAATGTTAGGAATGCTTAATTATGCAAATGACTTTCAATTAGCTCAAGGATTCAATCAACTGCGGTATAAAGATAGTACATCAACAGCAGTAATTGCTGATAACCAAGGGTTTTTAATAAGACAAGCATACATAATTCAGAAACTAACTCTAAAAGGAACTTTTTCATTTTGCGTACCTTTAAGGCACATTTTTGGATTCTGTGATGATTACGACAAAGTTATTTATGGGCTTAAACATACAATAACTCTTGTAAGACAAAGTTATGATAGTGCAATTTTTAGGCTAGCTGCTGTAGCTGCAGAAAAAGTTAATCTTA TAAGTTTTGGAATACGTCAGTGCGATACTACAACAGTTCAACAATCTACTTCATTTAATTGGCAATTTGCCGTAAAGACATCTCCTGAAAATCCAAGATACATTATTGTCGGATTTCAAACAAGTAGAACTGGTGACCAAACTGCTAATgcttcaatatttgatcattatGACTTGAAAAATATGTACATTATGCTTAATAATAATGACAGATATCCTGCTGTTGATTAA